The following proteins are encoded in a genomic region of Drosophila miranda strain MSH22 chromosome 4, D.miranda_PacBio2.1, whole genome shotgun sequence:
- the LOC108162884 gene encoding dedicator of cytokinesis protein 11 isoform X1, giving the protein MERKFTRGLNKLTSAGQMRENVSQLVRESAVLKNSTGSYQLSLSIASKPLVVEPIDFEAFVAKNKTVIQNDPQRELLIYPADDVSEIIMPRKQRTTAKSVADRFEPPNEAIVCPLHGALMGNGNGHSQVSRQGSTQSNGSLHNGNGNGHSSCSSLSSANGHGAQLSRKSSQCSSNGSTSQKVSQESSYESALSSITLRSHLAQPEEADELELADEASHGDELGTQQGSRAECTRFTRQALYTYRAKNHLIHYKYNAYGGNCHDLPSISPAEELLEEVYEIDADQDRIDEQMTRSQADTITKQGYLLKGPDSAADRMFANIGNKSFKRRYCYLRQEIDGTYMLELHKDEKQGDAKATIVMDFCTEVVQNPKRGRFCFELRMTTGHKSFTLAAENEQDFKDWLGKLSSVLAQNRAQEEKRNASLERQPGPQLLQPAEQQPTFGTLKGLDQSLHPQLMKYGRETDHSIALARKEQRRRLFACYQTASKATSSDSVEQYREHFGTRMLLTCHSLRFRLQCVAADAGPGQDAEQQVEPYITSLALYDAKAGRKLSESFYFNVNDSWNAQLLPNTPVPASVAGCGVPRRAAEGDDRSASQAPHSLFDSVSAELLRCPRQQFQQLRQCLLSVRAPHADIYLVVRVEKVLQCGIAQAAEPYLKAGKDPKLGQKVCKAAKSCAQHIGHYRQPFAWAAKPLFKLYSHELDVEPHKDFDFSPIYRQELPKLKDEELLKLLLDYRKPEKLSKLTIIPGHLKMQLQILEKTVPCGLSKSLAPLSTFSPASKQPPTLELAEFQNQSEREAHPYTSFCNHLYVYPLSLQFDSQKLFSRARNITVVVELRDGDGEYSKPLKCIYGRPGHDLLVSQIACPVLHHNVTPTWYEEIKLRLPLGLFPEHHLLFSFYHVSCNLSKKRSDAQAAFETPIGYAWLPLLQKNRICLEEQSLPVAATLPVGYLSIQPLGWGKGQNCGPDIQWIDNQRPLYTVTLRLDSTVLTADQHLHNFFAHCERLLEGGKTGALPAETETCKILKAAHAIDMCSLISYLPTLLNELFTLLVHTQSEEIGLNVIRLLTNIIHLISFDAKRPDLLASYVKYVFHAPYYSQQTARLRTVHGELCRHLPYLLNPKNTDFLIVNKFMRYSAIFFDLIVKSMAQHLLATGRIRMLRNERFPKEYADRVEQLIKVLIIYITTRYDDLGEETQLLNRSLARFVRQCLSYMDRGFVYRLIRCYMQEFTPGNPRVLHEYKFNFLQEICQHEHYVPLNLPFVLNPKNRPPEMMQHFTLSEEFCRQHFLSGLLLQELKSSLNEVGHVRRHALAIFKDLLAKHELDGRYQQRGQLSRIALLYVPWLGIVMDNLHRIDDLSEAAGATTPNGHVYVDSASYTKRLSCSSSYVFSKDSSTFGSLTSTPRSKNRMTLHNDQLSPCRTSVHMRENNFLAAIAGQPISNGISNLSLNSNTDSGHSQDTTTIGAYTNGEADVALRNGHNRSVSFTHAQILSRCDKFSVGESKDLLLGFLFIVKHLSQDQMVAWWQNCNETETLQFLAILDLSLQQFRYVGKKSVLLTADSRQMRATKAHTLPARTAPPTGLENGHQQEQQQPSSGTLNQPREHLLEDMARTQLALYESNLATEVGMIILDCLGMYVLQFRQLLTDSLVLRKLARVYLRFLQLGQSERLSKHVFAALRAFINNYSVALFKGNAMLCGQMVYELLKACDSRLVEIRHESCAVLYLLMRSNFEFSGRKALTRVHLQVIISVSQMIGNVIGLNNARFQESLSIINSYANSDKAMKGTGFPMEVKDLTRRVRTVLMATAQMQAHHMDPERLLELQYSLANSYASTPELRHTWLVTMARNHEQNGNLSEAACCHLHIAALMCEYLRLRGTACSSLSWSSAAFGKISRNIPLDEQGLKLDAGAQDSQYTEYMLLEQLKQCADLLDRAERFECLGDLYKLILPIHERARDFIELSNCYEHLAQAYSKIVEVNRSGKRMLGRFYRVVFYGMMYFEEDHAIEYVYKEPKLTSLSEISERLAKQYKEKFGADVVKLIMDSSPVKVDELDAKLAYIQVTHVIPFFTKTELDQRLNEFEQNHDVNTFMYETPFTKSGAARGSVEEQWKRKTVIETTYSFPYVLKRIPVKSREIIELSPIEVAIDEMQSKVSELEEIIMPPADVKKLQLRLQGSVAVTVNAGPLAYAHAFLDAKVINNFSLDRVGDLKDVFRDFIGVCHKALCVNERMISADQKEYHHVLKENYEKLCQALSELLDDESFQPLSEDAESINQRNSTALFNAISGASHNSRLYFVEQDTTTHHYHHHHQHHPHIHTQNSRHNP; this is encoded by the exons AGCAAACCTCTTGTGGTGGAGCCCATAGATTTTGAGGCGTTCGTGGCCAAAAATAAAACAGTAATCCAAAATGATCCGCAAAGGGAGTTGCTCATCTATCCAGCAGATGATGTTTCA GAGATCATCATGCCACGGAAGCAGCGCACGACAGCCAAATCAGTGGCGGATCGCTTTGAGCCACCCAACGAGGCGATTGTGTGTCCATTGCATGGCGCTTTAatggggaatgggaatggtcACAGTCAGGTGAGCCGCCAGGGCAGCACTCAATCGAATGGCAGTCTCCacaatgggaatgggaatggacacagcagctgcagcagttTGAGCAGCGCCAATGGGCACGGCGCCCAGCTGTCACGCAAGAGTTCACAGTGCTCGTCGAATGGCTCCACAAGTCAGAAAGTGTCACAGGAGTCATCCTATGAGTCGGCCCTGTCCTCCATTACACTGCGTTCGCATCTCGCCCAGCCCGAAGAGGCGGATGAGCTCGAGTTGGCGGATGAGGCGTCACATGGAGACGAGCTGGGCACTCAGCAGGGATCACGTGCCGAGTGCACGAGGTTCACACGGCAGGCGCTTTACACCTACAGAGCCAAGAACCATTTGATCCATTATAAATATAATGCCTATGGTGGAAACTGTCATGATTTGCCCAG CATCTCTCCGGCGGAGGAGCTTCTCGAAGAGGTGTACGAAATCGATGCCGATCAGGATCGCATTGATGAACAAATGACACGCTCTCAGGCGGATACGATCACCAAGCAGGGATATCTGCTGAAAGGACCCGATTCGGCTGCCGATCGCATGTTTGCCAATATAGGAAACAAATCGTTTAAGCGTCGCTATTGCTATCTGCGGCAGGAGATCGATGGCACCTATATGCTGGAGCTGCACAAGGATGAGAAGCAGGGCGACGCCAAGGCCACCATTGTCATGGATTTTTGCACAGAAGTTGTCCAA AATCCAAAACGTGGACGCTTTTGCTTTGAACTACGCATGACAACGGGCCATAAGTCGTTCACCTTGGCCGCCGAGAACGAGCAGGACTTTAAGGATTGGCTGGGGAAACTCTCCTCAGTGCTGGCTCAGAATCGTGCCCAGGAGGAGAAGCGCAATGCCTCGCTCGAGCGCCAGCCAGGTCCCCAGCTGCTGCAGCCAGCGGAACAGCAGCCCACGTTTGGGACCCTAAAGGGTCTCGATCAATCGCTGCATCCGCAGTTGATGAAGTACGGCAGGGAGACAGATCACTCGATTGCCCTGGCCAGGAAGGAGCAGCGTCGACGCCTGTTTGCCTGCTATCAGACAGCCTCGAAGGCCACATCCAGTGATAGTGTGGAGCAGTATCGCGAGCATTTCGGCACACGAATGCTCCTCACGTGCCACAGTCTGCGCTTCCGGCTGCAGTGTGTGGCGGCAGATGCTGGGCCCGGGCAGGATGCAGAACAGCAGGTGGAGCCGTATATCACCAGCCTGGCGCTGTACGATGCCAAGGCGGGGCGCAAGTTGAGCGAGAGCTTCTACTTCAATGTGAATGACTCGTGGAATGCCCAACTGCTGCCGAATACACCTGTTCCAGCCTCAGTGGCGGGCTGTGGCGTGCCCCGTCGTGCCGCAGAGGGGGATGACAGGAGTGCCTCGCAGGCCCCACACTCCCTCTTCGATAGTGTGTCGGCGGAGCTGCTGCGCTGTCCCCGACAGCAGTTCCAGCAGCTGCGGCAGTGCCTGCTCTCGGTGCGTGCCCCCCATGCGGACATCTATCTGGTGGTGCGAGTGGAGAAGGTGCTGCAATGTGGCATTGCACAGGCCGCAGAGCCCTACCTGAAGGCGGGCAAGGATCCGAAGCTCGGCCAAAAGGTGTGTAAGGCGGCCAAGAGCTGCGCCCAGCACATCGGACACTACCGCCAGCCGTTTGCCTGGGCGGCCAAGCCTCTGTTCAAGCTCTACAGCCACGAACTGGACGTGGAGCCGCACAAGGACTTCGACTTTAGTCCCATCTATCGCCAGGAGCTGCCCAAGCTCAAGGACGAGGAGTTGCTCAAGCTCCTGTTGGACTATCGCAAGCCGGAGAAGCTCAGCAAGCTGACCATCATCCCGGGGCACCTCAAGATGCAGCTGCAGATCCTGGAGAAGACAGTGCCCTGCGGTCTCAGCAAATCCCTGGCTCCCCTCTCGACCTTCAGTCCGGCTTCCAAGCAGCCGCCGACCCTCGAGCTGGCAGAATTCCAAAACCAAAGCGAAAGGGAGGCCCATCCGTACACGAGCTTCTGCAATCATCTGTATGTGTATCCGTTGAGTCTGCAGTTCGATAGCCAGAAACTGTTCTCGCGGGCCAGGAACATCACGGTCGTGGTGGAGCTCAGAGATGGCGATGGGGAGTACAGTAAGCCCTTGAAG tGCATCTATGGTCGACCTGGACATGATCTGCTAGTCTCACAAATAGCCTGTCCCGTACTGCATCATAATGTCACCCCCACATGGTACGAGGAGATCAAATTGCGTCTTCCTCTGGGTCTCTTTCCCGAGCACCATTTGCTCTTCTCCTTCTACCATGTGTCCTGTAATCTGAGCAAGAAGCGATCCGATGCCCAGGCGGCCTTTGAGACGCCCATTGGGTATGCCTGGCTGCCGTTGCTGCAAAAGAATCGCATCTGTCTGGAGGAGCAGTCGCTGCCAGTGGCCGCCACATTGCCAGTGGGATATCTGTCCATACAGCCACTGGGCTGGGGCAAGGGG CAGAACTGCGGCCCCGACATCCAATGGATCGACAATCAGCGTCCCTTGTACACGGTGACCCTGCGACTGGACTCCACAGTGCTGACGGCGGATCAGCATCTGCACAACTTCTTTGCGCACTGCGAGCGTCTGCTGGAGGGTGGCAAGACGGGGGCCCTGCCAGCGGAAACGGAGACCTGCAAGATTCTCAAGGCAGCGCACGCCATCGACATGTGTTCGCTGATCAGCTACCTGCCGACGCTCCTGAACGAACTGTTTACGCTGCTGGTGCACACGCAGTCCGAGGAGATTGGCCTGAATGTGATACGTCTGCTGACCAACATCATCCATCTGATAAGCTTCGACGCGAAGCGTCCCGATCTGCTGGCCTCGTATGTGAAGTACGTTTTCCACGCCCCGTACTACAGCCAGCAGACGGCCCGCCTGAGGACAGTGCATGGGGAGCTGTGCAGACATTTGCCGTATCTGCTGAATCCCAAGAATACGGACTTCCTGATCGTCAACAAATTCATGCGCTATTCGGCCATCTTTTTCGATTTGATTGTGAAGAGCATGGCCCAGCACCTGCTGGCGACCGGGAGGATTCGAATGCTGCGCAACGAACGCTTTCCCAAGGAGTATGCAGATCGGGTGGAGCAGCTGATCAAGGTGCTGATCATCTACATCACGACGCGCTACGATGATTTGGGGGAGGAGACACAGCTCCTCAACCGTTCGTTGGCTCGCTTTGTGCGGCAGTGTCTCAGCTACATGGATCGGGGATTTGTCTATCGTTTGATACGCTGCTACATGCAGGAGTTTACCCCCGGCAATCCACGGGTGCTGCACGAATACAAGTTCAACTTCCTGCAGGAGATTTGCCAGCACGAACACTATGTGCCGCTCAATCTGCCCTTTGTGCTGAATCCAAAGAATCGTCCGCCAGAGATGATGCAACACTTCACGCTCTCCGAGGAGTTCTGTCGTCAGCATTTTCTCTCGggtctgctgctgcaggaGCTGAAGAGCAGCCTCAACGAGGTGGGCCATGTGCGGCGGCATGCCCTGGCCATCTTCAAGGACCTGCTGGCCAAGCACGAGCTGGACGGACGCTACCAGCAGCGCGGACAGCTCTCGCGCATCGCTCTGCTGTACGTGCCGTGGCTGGGCATAGTCATGGACAATCTGCATCGCATAGATGACTTGTCCGAGGCGGCGGGAGCTACCACTCCGAACGGGCACGTCTATGTGGATTCCGCCTCGTACACAAAACGCCTGAGCTGCTCGAGCAGCTACGTTTTCAGCAAGGATTCCTCGACATTTGGCTCGTTGACGTCCACGCCGCGCTCGAAGAATCGAATGACATTGCACAATGATCAGCTCAGTCCGTGCCGGACTTCGGTCCACATGAGGGAGAACAATTTTCTGGCAGCCATTGCGGGACAGCCCATAAGCAATGGGATATCCAATCTATCTCTCAATTCGAACACCGATTCGGGG CACTCGCAGGACACCACCACCATTGGGGCGTACACCAACGGGGAGGCAGATGTGGCCCTGCGGAATGGTCACAATCGTTCTGTGAGCTTCACGCACGCCCAGATCTTGTCACGCTGCGACAAGTTCAGTGTTGGGGAGAGCAAGGATCTGCTGTTGGGATTCCTCTTTATTGTGAAGCACTTGTCGCAGGATCAGATGGTGGCCTGGTGGCAGAACTGCAACGAAACAGAGACCCTGCAATTTCTGGCCATACTCGATCTCTCGCTGCAGCAGTTCCGCTATGTGGGCAAGAAGAGTGTGCTGCTGACGGCGGACTCGCGTCAGATGCGTGCTACGAAGGCGCACACGCTGCCCGCGAGGACTGCCCCACCCACAGGTCTGGAGAACGGCcatcagcaggagcagcagcagccgagcAGTGGTACTCTGAATCAGCCAAGAGAACATCTGTTGGAGGACATGGCCAGGACGCAGCTGGCTCTCTACGAATCAAATCTGGCCACAGAGGTGGGCATGATCATACTCGACTGCCTCGGCATGTATGTCCTGCAGTTCCGTCAGCTGCTGACCGACAGCCTGGTGCTGCGCAAGCTGGCGAGGGTATATCTGCGCTTTCTGCAGTTGGGGCAGTCGGAGAGGCTCTCCAAGCATGTGTTTGCCGCCCTGCGCGCTTTCATCAACAACTATTCGGTGGCCCTGTTCAAGGGCAATGCCATGCTGTGCGGCCAGATGGTGTACGAGCTGCTGAAGGCCTGCGACAGTCGCCTGGTGGAGATCCGACACGAATCCTGCGCCGTTCTGTATCTGCTGATGCGCAGCAATTTCGAGTTTAGCGGCCGCAAGGCCCTGACGCGCGTTCACTTGCAAGTCATCATCTCGGTGTCGCAGATGATCGGCAATGTGATTGGGCTGAACAATGCCCGATTCCAGGAGAGTCTATCGATCATCAATAGCTACGCCAACAGCGACAAGGCCATGAAGGGCACCGGCTTCCCCATGGAGGTGAAGGACCTAACGCGTCGCGTGCGCACTGTCCTCATGGCCACCGCCCAGATGCAGGCCCATCACATGGACCCCGAGAGGCTGCTCGAGCTGCAGTATTCGCTGGCCAATTCGTATGCCTCCACACCCGAGCTGCGGCACACCTGGCTGGTCACCATGGCCCGGAATCACGAGCAGAACGGCAATCTCTCGGAGGCCGCATGCTGTCATCTGCATATCGCTGCCCTCATGTGCGAGTATCTCCGCCTGCGTGGCACCGCCTGCTCCAGTCTCAGTTGGTCCTCGGCGGCCTTTGGCAAGATATCACGCAACATACCGCTGGATGAGCAGGGCCTCAAGCTGGATGCTGGCGCCCAGGACTCGCAGTACACCGAATATATGCTGCTCGAACAGCTAAAGCAGTGCGCCGATCTGCTAGATCGTGCCGAGCGTTTCGAGTGCCTCGGAGATCTGTACAAACTCATTCTGCCCATCCACGAGAGGGCCCGCGACTTCATCGAGCTGTCCAATTGTTACGAGCACTTGGCCCAGGCCTACAGCAAGATTGTGGAGGTCAATCGGTCGGGCAAACGCATGCTGGGACGTTTCTATAGGGTTGTCTTTTACGGCATG ATGTACTTCGAGGAGGATCATGCCATTGAGTATGTGTACAAGGAGCCCAAACTCACTTCGTTGAGTGAGATCTCCGAGCGTCTGGCCAAGCAATACAAGGAGAAATTTGGAGCGGATGTTGTTAAGCTAATCATGGACTCGTCACCG GTCAAAGTCGATGAATTGGATGCCAAGTTGGCCTACATACAGGTCACCCATGTGATCCCCTTCTTTACCAAAACAGAGCTCGATCAGCGCCTCAATGAATTCGAGCAGAATCATGATGTGAACACCTTTATGTACGAGACGCCGTTCACCAAGTCGGGAGCAGCccgtggcagcgttgaggagCAGTGGAAACGCAAGACAGTCatagaga CTACATACTCGTTTCCCTATGTGCTGAAGCGTATTCCTGTCAAGTCCCGCGAGATCATCGAACTGAGTCCCATTGAAGTGGCCATCGATGAGATGCAATCCAAGGTTTCAGAGCTGGAGGAGATTATCATGCCGCCAGCCGATGTGAAGAAGTTGCAATTGCGCCTGCAAGGCAGCGTCGCGGTGACGGTAAATGCCGGTCCCCTGGCCTATGCACATGCCTTTCTGGATGCCAAGGTCATCAATAACTTTTCGCTCGATCGCGTTGGTGATCTGAAAGATGTTTTTCG TGACTTCATTGGCGTCTGCCACAAGGCTTTGTGCGTGAACGAGCGCATGATCAGTGCCGATCAGAAGGAGTACCATCATGTGCTGAAGGAGAACTACGAGAAACTATGTCAGGCGCTTAGTGAGTTGCTCGACGACGAGTCCTTCCAGCCGCTTAGCGAAGATGCTGAAAGCATAAATCAGCGCAATAGCACGGCTTTGTTCAACGCAATCAGTGGCGCCTCACATAACTCAA GATTGTATTTTGTCGAGCAAGATACCACCACCCACCactaccaccaccaccaccaacaccatccccacatacacacacagaacTCTAGACATAATCCATAA